A single Nomia melanderi isolate GNS246 chromosome 13, iyNomMela1, whole genome shotgun sequence DNA region contains:
- the LOC116433521 gene encoding uncharacterized protein LOC116433521 — protein MEQQITMPLSNTGNQTENWLKWKKGFINYLKVNDFIEKSEDLKIHLLKENIGVIGQTAIDKIYKESNKPINNMNNLLEQLDIYFQVSNNEVIERYKFFSRFQNKDETINAYILDLKKKAETCNFGTLTDSLIRDKVIVGIKDKNLRMKLFNTENLDLIKLMTIYHEHTNAIQTKIKAPKHMNIKKRVQHRQPQKDNGTKNVNVNNKLKTDFKNDVNIGVNLSDKDHQINAVLKRCGNCNMHHLEKCCPAWGHKCMKCGARNHYTDCCRFKKDEKKEIDMKTNILNPSVNPQRMDMKPTFRPMDNRAAYFAPSSSAVSNNFGSQPSAPAFSEIQNELYPNLNHMLQKGNIKSNDTFQRSETLLPPPNPQTSNCTPPLNPQKESKKTTKTKEPNEESCTIS, from the exons ATGGAACAACAGATTACTATGCCTTTATCTAACACTGGAAATCAGACGGAAAACTGGCTGAAATGGAAAAAAGGTttcatcaattatttaaaagtgaATGACTTTATTGAAAAGTcggaagatttaaaaattcatctGCTAAAAGAGAACATAGGAGTAATTGGTCAAACGGCCATAGACAAGATTTATAAAGAAAGCAATAAACCTATAAATAATATGAACAACTTATTAGAACAACTTGATATATACTTTCAAGTTTCAAACAATGAAGTTATTGAACGATATAAATTTTTTAGTAGATTCCAAAATAAAGATGAAACAATTAATGCTTATATTCTTGATTTGAAA aaaaAAGCAGAAACTTGTAATTTTGGAACTTTGACAGATAGTCTCATTAGAGATAAAGTGATTGTAGGGATAAAAGACAAAAATTTGcgaatgaaactattcaatACAGAAAACCTTGATTTGATCAAATTAATGACTATTTATCATGAACATACAAATGCtatacaaacaaaaataaaagctCCTAAacatatgaatattaaaaaaagagttCAGCACAGACAACCACAAAAAGATAATGGAACAAAAAATGTtaacgttaataataaattaaaaacagattttaaaaatgatGTTAACATAGGTGTAAACTTATCTGATAAAGATCATCAAATAAACGCAGTGCTTAAAAGATGTGGAAACTGTAATATGCATCATTTGGAGAAATGTTGTCCCGCCTGGGGACATAAATGTATGAAATGTGGTGCACGAAATCATTACACTGACTGTTGTCGATttaaaaaagatgaaaagaaagag atagacatgaaaacaaatatattaaatccgTCTGTTAATCCACAAAGAATGGACATGAAG CCAACCTTTAGACCAATGGACAATAGGGCAGCATATTTTGCACCTTCGTCTTCAGCAGTCTCaaat aattttggCAGTCAACCTAGTGCCCCTGCATTTTCtgaaattcaaaatgaattatatcCAAATTTAAATCATATG TtacaaaaaggaaatataaagtCCAATGACACATTCCAAAGAAGTGAAACATTACTg CCTCCGCCGAATCCTCAAACGAGTAATTGTACGCCACCTTTGAATCCtcaaaaagaaagtaaaaaaacaacaaaaacaaagGAACCAAACGAGGAGTCATGCACAATATCATAA